The genomic segment GCGATTGCGAAGCCAATCCGAGATGAAAAAATCGCCGTCCTTAGCTTTCAGCATATCTGTCAGGGAGATATAATCCTTTTCCTCCATCGTTGCAACGGTAATTTTTGCTCCGTTCACACTGAGGTAATTTACCATCTGCCGCACCTTCTGTTTCTATCCTAATTTTTTGGCTTACTTTTTTAAGTGTGCATTTTTAATAGACATTCTACTTCTCTATGCTTGCCATACGAAACTTCTTAACGACGTCCAGCCTGTATGCCGGGTCAATCCACATGCTGAATTCACAGGCAATGTCCGGATGGGCAAAGGTACCGCCGTTTTTACCCTGCTTCGATGTAATCCCTACCGCACCTGTATTGGCGATCCACTGCTTAAGCGTCAGTCTAAAAGAGCTGGATTTCATTCTTTCAATTAACGCCGTGCAGGCTTCATCTACGAATTTAGGATTGCTCTCCTTTTCCCATAGACGGAGGAATTCAATTGTCACGTAGTTGCGCAGCCAGCTTTGAATCACATAGCTGGGCGCATCGGTATTTTTCTGCCGGGCTATTTCAGTCAGCGATATGTAGGTGTCGTCTGGAGAAACGATCTGGATATGTTTGGCAATCATGGCTTCACCGATTGATGAGCGGCGGAATCCGGGGACAAAACTTGCGTTCAACTGCTCAAACATCCTTTCGGAGAGCGTGTCCGCAAGGTCTTGGGTCATAAGGTCCTTTGAAACCAAGTGTTTTAAGATTTTTTCCCTTGATATGCAATATGTCCAAATCGCTTCCGCGCGCTTTTCTTCCTCGGTCACCATGCTCATCTCCCGTCCAAACAAAACCTGAATATATTCATAATTATACTTTGTACGAGAGAGTTTGAATAGTGCTGATTAGAAAAAGTAAAAGCGTTGGATATGCCTGTACTCGAAAGAGATAGAGCCATTCGGCAGAGCATGAGCCGTAAGGGCAACTGTCTGGACAATGCTGTTATGGAAAACTTCTTCGGTCTGCTCAAGAGCGAGCTCCTCTACCTGCAAGACTTCATATCTATCGAGCATTTTATCGCAGAACTCATCGAATATCTTGATTACCACAATAATCGCCGTATCAAGGCAAAACTGAAGGGCCTGCCGCCCGTTCTTCACAGACAGCAAGCCCTCATGACCGCTTAATTTGAATATTTGTCTAACTTTTTGGGATCACTTCACACAAATTGCTTCAGAGCTTAAATTTTCTTATACATTTTTCCGCAGTTTAATTGTAATATGGTTTTATTGTGCCGAACTAATGATAAAGTTTTCCAAATAAATCCATGCTATAATCCTTAATATCAGATGTATTCAGCATGTTGTACTTTGCTTTGATCCCGCTGAAATAGTCGGTAATCAGTTCTTTTGCGATAATCCTGTCGGACCCTTCCTGATCACCGAGTCCTTTTCTCGTCACCCTCCAAGGGGTTTCGATGTGCGTCATCCTTTCCAGTATCTTACCACTATAGCAGCCAAAATTAGTAATGATACTATCGAGGATCTCTTCCTCGGTTTCAGTGAGTTCAATGCTGCCATACTCAAACGTGTTTTCTTCGATAGGATTGTAGCCATGGTCTTTATATTTGTAGTAAATATTTCTGTAAACAGGACCGTGCACCCACGCTTCACAATCATCGGCAAACAGATACTCTCCATTAAAAGCTTTATAGAATCCCTGGGCATAATAAAGAAGCTTTTGCAGTGCCATCGGTGTGATCTCTGCGCAATGGATCAGCAAATATTTTACAACACTGTCAATCTTACCTTCATTTTCAAGCTTACATGTCTTCCGGGCAGTTTCACGTTCAATTATTTCCAGAGCCTGTTTGCAAAGACCATAGGCATGATCTGTAATCTGATTTTTGTTCTGTTCTAATATTTCAGCCATATAATTTGCATCAGCTAGAATCCGCCTAAGTATGTCGGAATACTGTTTGGTAGGAATATCACCATTCAGATACCTGGTGACAGTGCCTTCTCCCCAGCCCAGCAGCAAGGACAATGGCCTTTTGCCGATATTGTATTTTTTCAATATGCTTTCGATGTCCGACACTGAGATGAGTTTTTCTTGCTCCCTAAAAGCCTTATCCAGCATCTGCAAATTATAATCGCGAATTTCCGCCACAAATATTTCGTCGCCGCATTCACGGCAATATGCTTCTTTGCCGGTGTACCTGATCTCCTTTCCTTTTATGCATTTGGTTTTTTCCCCTTCTCTAACGGTGTATTCCACCACATCACGGCATTTTTCGCAAAAACCCGTCATTTAAATCGCCCCCTTATTAAATTACCGTTTTTGATCAGCCTCTGAATCAAATTATTTATTTAAAAAGATACGTAATTGGCTTATTTCGTTTATGGAAGGATACAACGAAGAGAAAATCATCTCCTCGTCTTGTTTGGGTCATATTGGTTTTGATATATATGTCAACAGGCTCCAAATCTCCCCAACTGTCCAGTTCATAACTTTTGCAGAATATATATAGACGCTCGTGGGCAAAGGTTTCTTTTTCGTTATCAACAGCATAGCAAAAATCATCGTGCTGCAGGCTTAATAGGATTTCTTTTTCCTTCTTGGAATCAATTTTGTAGTCTTCGATAAAATCCATATTTTCTTTTCTGTTCTCATTGATCGATATCGTGTATTTGCCATCAAGGACTGCTCTTCTCAAATCATTAAGGTATTTTTTTATATCATCCGGAGTGAAATCCGTATATTTCTTTGTCTCTCGGTTCTCGGGACTCAAATTCTAATCGCTCCTTTACTTATATTATATTCAAATGATACGCTTTGTATACTAAAAAAATAAGATTAATGTATTAATTGATACATTTTTAATTTAAAACCTACAAGTTTTTGAAAAAGCAACTTTCTGTTTGAAAAGTGAAGCTGCCGAAACCCAAAACTTATATCCGCGATATTAAAAAATGAACCCGAAATGGTTATGGGTCCATTTTAAGTATTTGTTACAAAACCTGATGGGACAATCGTTTGCTAATCTTAATCTGCTGTTTTTCCGGGTCCCATACCACGTCGTAATGCAGGTTTTCCGCCACGAAACGCAGAGGAATCAAGGTCCTTCCATTTTTGATCTCGGCCGGCTTAAGAAGAGGTACTTCGGCTTCGTTGATGAAAGCTTTACCCGCTCCGATTGTAAGCCTTACGAGAATATTGCCGTCCTGCACCTTAACCGTTCCTGACGGCCCGTCATAATCCAGTGTTGCCCCCAAAAAATCCAGCACTCCCCGCAGGGGGACCATGGTTACACCCCCGGGTGCTTCAGGTGCCACATCCAAAGTATGAACCTCCGCTGTACCCTCCCGGTAGACCATGACCTCTCTTTTGCCCAGGGTAAGAAGAACCTGGTTTGCCCGCACCGCGGTCTGTTCAGAGGAAGGTGGAGTTGTTTTCTGTTCCATGGCCTCAATGGTTTCTTTTGCTTGGCCGTTATAGTCCGGGTTCAAGAACACTTCCCAGTATTGGGGGCTGCTGACAAGGGGGTCGGAAGGATAGAGTCGCTCACGAATATGGTCAACAATATAATCTTTCCATGATGTTTCCTGCCAGGGTTAGCCGTTAATGGATACAATAGGCTCGATCGGGCCGCCTCCGCCCCGTCCAAAGGGATATTCCCAATAATCACCCAGGAAATCATCAATCGTAGACTGCAAAGCGGCTTGATATGCGTTTTGAATTGACTGTTCTAGTTGCTCTTCGGAAATATATTCATTAGGCTTTATACTAAGATATTTAAAGAATACATCCGTTTCCGGCTCCTTTTTTTCAAACATATCGAAAATTAGATAAGAACCGTTCTTATACCGGGAAACGATGACGAGATCCTTCCACTTCTGTCCGTTCAAGGTAACGGTTCGTTCCAGTTTGTCCGGTGAGAAAATATATTTTTCCGGTATTTTGACATAAGTCTGTGGAGGCAAACCATCCTTGAAATCAAAGAGGTTAATCTCAACCACATCCTTATAAGACGCTTCTTGATAATTGCCCAATCTGGTATCTTCGGCGGCCAGTACCCCGGAGGGGACAG from the Peptococcaceae bacterium genome contains:
- a CDS encoding KilA-N domain-containing protein; protein product: MVTEEEKRAEAIWTYCISREKILKHLVSKDLMTQDLADTLSERMFEQLNASFVPGFRRSSIGEAMIAKHIQIVSPDDTYISLTEIARQKNTDAPSYVIQSWLRNYVTIEFLRLWEKESNPKFVDEACTALIERMKSSSFRLTLKQWIANTGAVGITSKQGKNGGTFAHPDIACEFSMWIDPAYRLDVVKKFRMASIEK
- a CDS encoding DUF4065 domain-containing protein produces the protein MTGFCEKCRDVVEYTVREGEKTKCIKGKEIRYTGKEAYCRECGDEIFVAEIRDYNLQMLDKAFREQEKLISVSDIESILKKYNIGKRPLSLLLGWGEGTVTRYLNGDIPTKQYSDILRRILADANYMAEILEQNKNQITDHAYGLCKQALEIIERETARKTCKLENEGKIDSVVKYLLIHCAEITPMALQKLLYYAQGFYKAFNGEYLFADDCEAWVHGPVYRNIYYKYKDHGYNPIEENTFEYGSIELTETEEEILDSIITNFGCYSGKILERMTHIETPWRVTRKGLGDQEGSDRIIAKELITDYFSGIKAKYNMLNTSDIKDYSMDLFGKLYH
- a CDS encoding copper amine oxidase N-terminal domain-containing protein, with the translated sequence MNPDYNGQAKETIEAMEQKTTPPSSEQTAVRANQVLLTLGKREVMVYREGTAEVHTLDVAPEAPGGVTMVPLRGVLDFLGATLDYDGPSGTVKVQDGNILVRLTIGAGKAFINEAEVPLLKPAEIKNGRTLIPLRFVAENLHYDVVWDPEKQQIKISKRLSHQVL